The DNA sequence ACGATCAACATCCGCCGCGCCGTCTTGGGATCGACCAAGGCGCGGCGGGCGTCGAGCTTGGCCAGGGTCTCCGGGTCGGCGGCGTGGCGAAGATCTTTTCTGAAGATGAACAGCAGGATCCCTTGGGTGATGACCCAGGCGACGATCACGATCGGGGCGAGGTGGATCAGGAAGTCGTTGAACGAGAGGTTCGCTGCTGAGCCGATCAGGACGTTCGGCGGATCCCCGATCAGGGTCGCCACCCCGCCGGTGTCGGATAGGATCGCCTCCCCCATCAAAAACGGGATCGGGCTCACCCCCATGATCTCGGCGATCGACAGGGTCACCGGTGCCACCACCATGATCGTGGTCACGTTGTCCAGGACCATGGAGACGACGGTGGTGAGGAGGCCGAGGGTGAGCATCAGCCGCCACGCGCTCCCATGAGTGAGCTGCGCCGCCCGCACTGCCAGGTAGGAGAACAACCCTGTTTTCCCCAAGATGCCAACCATGATCATCATCCCGAGCAGCAGGGAAATGGTGTTGAAGTCGATCGCGGCCGCGGCGCGCGGCATGTCGTAGAAATTGAGCCATCCTCCGACGGCGATCATCATCACCGCCCCGGCGAGTCCGACGATCGTGCGGTGCACCCGTTCGGAGAAGATGCCCGCGTACGTCAACACGAAGATCGACGACGCCGCCAAAATCGGGGGAAGAGCCTGTCCGTTCATGGGCTCACCTTATCACCGTTCGTTTCCCGGTGCAACCCTACTGAATCCCGCGGAAGATGGCCCGGATGAGCATGAGGACCGGGATGATCTCGAGCCGCCCGATCCACATGTTGAAGCACAAGGCGAGCTTGCTCAGGATGGGCATGGTCGGGGACGTGATCCCTACCGAAAGGCCGACGTTCCCCTGCGCGCTCGCGACCTCGAATATCACGTCGGACAGGGTGAACCCCGGCGGGGAGGTGTGGAGGAGGACGATCACCCCCAGCATGAGGAAGACGAGCCAGAGAAAGGTGATCAGTGATGCGTCCTCCAGCCGCTGGCCGACCTCGGCCTGATCGACGACGGTCGGCCCGATCCGGAACGGGACGATCGCTCCGCGGGGCGAGATAATGCGCCGGAACCGCCACTGCACCCCCTTCATCAGGATGATCATCCGGATCACCTTGATCCCCCCGGCGGTCGATCCGGCAGCTCCTCCGAACACCATGCCCGCTGCAAGGACGAGTTTCGCCGTGTCACTCCACGACCGGATGTCCACCGTCTGAAACCCGGTACACGTCATTGCCGACACAAACTGGAACGCTGAATCGCGCAGCGCCCGCACCGGGCCGAGAGCAAGGGAGTTCTCCAGCCCGAGGAACAGGCTCCCGGCGGCGAGGAGAAGGAGGAGCCAGCGGGTCTGGACGTCCTTGATCAGGATTGCGGCATTCCCCCGCATCAACTCGTAGTGGACGGCGAAGCTGATCGCGCCGAAGATCATGATCGGGAGAAGGACGAGCTCGATCGTCACCGAGTGGTAACTGGCGATCGAATTGGCGGTTACCGAGAACCCTCCGGTCGAGATTCCGGTCATTGCGTGGTTCACCGCGTCCCAGAT is a window from the Candidatus Bipolaricaulota bacterium genome containing:
- a CDS encoding ArsB/NhaD family transporter, producing MNGQALPPILAASSIFVLTYAGIFSERVHRTIVGLAGAVMMIAVGGWLNFYDMPRAAAAIDFNTISLLLGMMIMVGILGKTGLFSYLAVRAAQLTHGSAWRLMLTLGLLTTVVSMVLDNVTTIMVVAPVTLSIAEIMGVSPIPFLMGEAILSDTGGVATLIGDPPNVLIGSAANLSFNDFLIHLAPIVIVAWVITQGILLFIFRKDLRHAADPETLAKLDARRALVDPKTARRMLIVLGGTIILYLLHDRIGLIPGMVALIGASIALLWIRPPVEELMHEIHWDVLLFFISLFIIVGGLEAAGVLGLIANQISGIAEHGITIAALAVLWGGAILSAIVDNIPFTMAMIPIIAGLEASGVAVGPLWWALAMGVG
- a CDS encoding TrkH family potassium uptake protein, with the translated sequence MRPPLLDDPQDLKTILRDLGLLVPVVGVMAILSLAVPVVFHESFAFLPLLITAGTSFGLGAILYFPFRGAGETKLKHGMVIAAFGWLLVALLGSLPFVLTAVLARGAGSAFPSLTYFRDPASAFFESISGYTGTGLTMAARADLLPHTIQWWRSFTEWIGGMGVIVLMLTILAGPRPGAATYSLYYAEARGEKIHPSIVSTLRTMWWIFLLYTFISVVMLWGAGMPIWDAVNHAMTGISTGGFSVTANSIASYHSVTIELVLLPIMIFGAISFAVHYELMRGNAAILIKDVQTRWLLLLLAAGSLFLGLENSLALGPVRALRDSAFQFVSAMTCTGFQTVDIRSWSDTAKLVLAAGMVFGGAAGSTAGGIKVIRMIILMKGVQWRFRRIISPRGAIVPFRIGPTVVDQAEVGQRLEDASLITFLWLVFLMLGVIVLLHTSPPGFTLSDVIFEVASAQGNVGLSVGITSPTMPILSKLALCFNMWIGRLEIIPVLMLIRAIFRGIQ